A genome region from Littorina saxatilis isolate snail1 linkage group LG16, US_GU_Lsax_2.0, whole genome shotgun sequence includes the following:
- the LOC138950162 gene encoding biogenesis of lysosome-related organelles complex 1 subunit 6-like isoform X2, producing MSATEERSQGTDNPADESNGDQDNLQQQSSEVKNEGDCSQKEDAGSVYDLEPSDDTGFRMGEEETVDPAIVQKLSNGFMENFMPSLEKSKSSITEILSSQTVLIDTLEQENAKFSECTAHAQLSDMMMKAKNYHNKLLSVKRDMTNLHDKAAKLKRRALKLQQQKQKEELQRAHQQERELEKEQMLTARVARPDS from the exons ATGAGTGCTACAGAAGAGCGGTCTCAGGGGACAGACAACCCAGCCGACGAATCCAATGGTGACCAGGACAATCTTCAGCAACAATCATCAGAGGTCAAG AATGAAGGGGACTGCAGCCAAAAGGAAGATGCAGGGAGTGTGTATGACCTGGAGCCATCAGATGACACCGGCTTTCGCATGG GGGAAGAAGAGACGGTAGACCCGGCCATAGTACAAAAGCTGAGCAACGGATTCATGGAGAACTTTATGCCCAGCTTAGAAAAGTCCAAATCATCCATAACAGAAATTCT gtcCAGTCAGACCGTGCTGATCGACACGCTGGAACAGGAGAACGCAAAGTTCAGCGAGTGCACGGCGCATGCTCAGCTctcagacatg ATGATGAAAGCCAAGAATTACCACAACAAGCTACTCAGCGTCAAGAGGGACATGACAAATCTTCACGACAAGGCTGCAAAACTCAAG AGGCGAGCACTGAAGCTCCAGCAGCAGAAACAGAAGGAAGAGCTGCAGAGAGCGCACCAGCAAGAGAGAGAACTGGAGAAGGAACAAATGCTGACTGCCAGAGTTGCCCGCCCTGACTCATAG
- the LOC138950162 gene encoding biogenesis of lysosome-related organelles complex 1 subunit 6-like isoform X1 yields the protein MSATEERSQGTDNPADESNGDQDNLQQQSSEVKNEGDCSQKEDAGSVYDLEPSDDTGFQNEGDCSQKEDAGSVYDLEPSDDTGFRMGEEETVDPAIVQKLSNGFMENFMPSLEKSKSSITEILSSQTVLIDTLEQENAKFSECTAHAQLSDMMMKAKNYHNKLLSVKRDMTNLHDKAAKLKRRALKLQQQKQKEELQRAHQQERELEKEQMLTARVARPDS from the exons ATGAGTGCTACAGAAGAGCGGTCTCAGGGGACAGACAACCCAGCCGACGAATCCAATGGTGACCAGGACAATCTTCAGCAACAATCATCAGAGGTCAAG AATGAAGGGGACTGCAGCCAAAAGGAAGATGCAGGGAGTGTGTATGACCTGGAGCCATCAGATGACACCGGCTTTCAGAATGAAGGGGACTGCAGCCAAAAGGAAGATGCAGGGAGTGTGTATGACCTGGAGCCATCAGATGACACCGGCTTTCGCATGG GGGAAGAAGAGACGGTAGACCCGGCCATAGTACAAAAGCTGAGCAACGGATTCATGGAGAACTTTATGCCCAGCTTAGAAAAGTCCAAATCATCCATAACAGAAATTCT gtcCAGTCAGACCGTGCTGATCGACACGCTGGAACAGGAGAACGCAAAGTTCAGCGAGTGCACGGCGCATGCTCAGCTctcagacatg ATGATGAAAGCCAAGAATTACCACAACAAGCTACTCAGCGTCAAGAGGGACATGACAAATCTTCACGACAAGGCTGCAAAACTCAAG AGGCGAGCACTGAAGCTCCAGCAGCAGAAACAGAAGGAAGAGCTGCAGAGAGCGCACCAGCAAGAGAGAGAACTGGAGAAGGAACAAATGCTGACTGCCAGAGTTGCCCGCCCTGACTCATAG